The Scheffersomyces stipitis CBS 6054 chromosome 5, complete sequence genome contains the following window.
tctttttctctgtcatatctgtcttcttcatctaaCTTCCACCTTCATCGCATATCCACATATACACACCATGGACTCGTCGACTGTCATCTTTGTGGCCACGTTGGCTATAGCGTTCATTTTCTTGAGATGGTTGATCGCTCCCATTCCCCAATCCAACGAGTTTAACATCGCTGAGGCTGCAGGAAATACTTCTACTGGACAAgaatccaacaactctaGCAATGCCAGTAATACAGGCAATgccagatccagaagaagaccGGTCACGGACAGCATGGTCGAGGTTGTGCAGACTATCGCTCCAGGTTTGACGCGTGATCAAATCGTGTTCGACTTATCTAACACAGGATCAGTTGAACTCACCATCAACAGATACATGGAGTTGGGCAACTTGCCCTATCCGCCAAATTCGGCCAGAGGCACCAACTCTGCATCAAGCAACGAAATCCATTCGCAATCTCAATCTCAAGCATCTTCTAGATCTGCTACTGAAGCTACGATGGAATCGAATTCTAGTCCTAGTCCTAGTTCTAAGAGCATTCCAAAGAAATCTATCAACTTGCTTGAAAAGTACAACATCAAAGAAGAGGACTTGGCAGTTGGTGATTCGACATCCTCATCATGGGAGGCTGATAAATCAGAGAGGTCCGTCAGCTTGCACCGTAGAAAACAGGAAATGATTGTCGctgccagaagaagattggaGGCCctgttgaaaaatgaacTTGACTTGTCCCAGTAGAAGCAAACCAcaaaagaaccagaacaaGCCTTCATGATGTTCACATCCACTGCGACTACGGATAGCTAATAGATTCACCTCACGAGAAGGACCGTTCTCGCTCGTCATATTTCAATGTTGCTAACTGGTATCTAATTCTAACTAAGTACCCCATGGTTAACGTATTGTTAACTTAGTATTCTTATTATCTATCGTTAACTAGCTAACTAATGTTAACAGATAACAAATAGCACTTTCTAGTTATTTACCAATGTAGGCACAACTCTACGCTTGTTCTTGTCCTTGTTGGGCGAGAGCTCTTTCAGCCTCATGAAAAACTTATCTATAGTTCCCATGGAAGGAGCAGCTACATCCgtagtttcttcttcggatATTATCTCTActatttcaacttcaggaCTGGTGTCTCCCAGTATCATTTCTACGTCCTTTGCCTCCGATGAGTCGAAATCCGACTTGTAGTCCTCTATTTCCCCCACATCACTGGACAAATGAAGAGCTTTTAGGTTGTTGATAGGAGTCaagcttcttgaatttgttgcCACAGGTGTCGGAGGATCAGTGACAGGAACAGTCAAAGGCACACCCTCTgatttctcttccttctttgcaTATCGCTGGCCGAACACATTGTCATCAAACGATATTATCAGACAGAATCCATCAGTTGAACTCACGATGATCTTTGTACCGTCGGAATCCCATTTGAGATCAGTTATGGAACTGTAGTGTAAGTTGGAAACGTAACCCAAAGGCTTGAAATTCTCCGTATCATATATTAGGATCGAGTCGTGGGTTGCAACGGCAAATATCATCTTGTAGGCTAACTTTAGAACTGGACTGGTTGCACTAGGCTCGTATAGAAATGGGTTGAATGCCACGGCAATAGCTggcttgttcaagttcgaTATCTTGTAGATGGGCGTATGCAAGAGACTGTATCTGGAATACACATAGACAGTGTTGATAGCGGTCGAATCGTCTGTCTTGTTATTGGAgttattattgtttttGATATTATTGATGTCAATGTTGGTATTATTAGAAGAATCATACTCGAGATTTtcagttgttgatgtcgTTTCGTCGTTTTGAGTGTTAGGATCACTTTCCAAACCTGCTGGTGTTATTACCAAACTTCCATCTGGTGAAAAGCACAACcttctgaagaaagattgCAATGTTTCTGAGTGGTAAAGGTGCTGGTTATTAAATTTTAAGAATCTGTGTGCTAGTTTTATGTCTTCAATCTCGTCCTTCTTCTTATGCTTAACGATTCTGTATACGCAGACGGATCTGTCTGCTGATTGTGTTACTATGTACTGGTCAAGTGGGTCCCAGTAGACACCCTGGATGTAGTGGTTATGGTTCTTGCTCGATGTCACAAGAGTACCAGTGACCTTATCATTGGCATAATCGATATGATACACTCTAGTGATGTTATCCATGGAACCAGTGACCAAATACCGGGAATTTGACGACCAGCATATATCATTGATTTCAGAAGTCGACGATCGGAACTGACACACAGCCTGCCACGACTCCTGaacatcatcatcgtcttcatcctcCGCTTCAAAATCCTTCAAGACCCGGTCAGCGAGTTTCCAAAGAATCAACGTTCCATCGTCACCAGCTGTTGCCAATATAGTACCCAAGGGATTAAATCTGACGACATTGACAGCCTGTGTATGTTTTCTCAATGTGCTGAGATACTCTACGCTTGTATTTTGTAggttttgattttgatattgttgactttgttgagattggcCCCCTTGGTCATGTTGATTTAGGTTTACTTGGTCATGTTTATGGTGCAATTTCCAGACTCGGATATTGTTGTCTCCTCCTCCTGTGACCAATCTAGGAGAAGGGCCAGATGCCGAGGGCTGGAAGTCCACAGAGTAAATGGGCTGATTGTCGTTGTGCCAATGGACGGTTATGGTGGACGCGTTCATGGTACATGTATGTACAGAATTGAGAAATAATGGAATAGATATTCCGTGAACTGAATTGtgaatttgatttgaaAAACGTTTGGAAATTCGGTAATGCTAGACGCGTATTGCAATTGTGGAACAAAAAGACTAAAGGGCACAGGAGAATATTTAGACTATGCGAAAA
Protein-coding sequences here:
- a CDS encoding predicted protein, with product MDSSTVIFVATLAIAFIFLRWLIAPIPQSNEFNIAEAAGNTSTGQESNNSSNASNTGNARSRRRPVTDSMVEVVQTIAPGLTRDQIVFDLSNTGSVELTINRYMELGNLPYPPNSARGTNSASSNEIHSQSQSQASSRSATEATMESNSSPKEDLAVGDSTSSSWEADKSERSVSLHRRKQEMIVAARRRLEASLKNELDLSQ
- a CDS encoding predicted protein, translated to MNASTITVHWHNDNQPIYSVDFQPSASGPSPRLVTGGGDNNIRVWKLHHKHDQYLSTLRKHTQAVNVVRFNPLGTILATAGDDGTLILWKLADRVLKDFEAEDEDDDDVQESWQAVCQFRSSTSEINDICWSSNSRYLVTGSMDNITRVYHIDYANDKVTGTLVTSSKNHNHYIQGVYWDPLDQYIVTQSADRSVCVYRIVKHKKKDEIEDIKLAHRFLKFNNQHLYHSETLQSFFRRLCFSPDGSLVITPAGLENDSTAINTVYVYSRYSLLHTPIYKISNLNKPAIAVAFNPFLYEPSATSPVLKLAYKMIFAVATHDSILIYDTENFKPLGYVSNLHYSSITDLKWDSDGTKIIVSSTDGFCSIISFDDNVFGQRYAKKEEKSEGVPLTVPVTDPPTPVATNSRSLTPINNLKALHLSSDVGEIEDYKSDFDSSEAKDVEMISGDTSPEVEIVEIISEEETTDVAAPSMGTIDKFFMRSKELSPNKDKNKRRVVPTLVNN